One window from the genome of Engraulis encrasicolus isolate BLACKSEA-1 chromosome 16, IST_EnEncr_1.0, whole genome shotgun sequence encodes:
- the cldn11a gene encoding claudin-11a, which translates to MANTCLLLSGFIVSSIGWIGLVIATATNDWVVTCKYGPNTCKKMDELGARGLWTECVISTALYHCTSLVQILDLPAYIQTCRALMITASILGLPAVALVLCSMPCINLGNEPESAKNKRSVFGGVLILIIAMCGIVSTVWFPIGAHREESLMSFGFSLYAGWVGAAFCLLGGCMITCCSAESPAPYADHNRFYYSKQGPNTVPPSTNHAKSAHV; encoded by the exons ATGGCGAACACCTGTTTGCTGTTAAGCGGGTTCATCGTCAGTTCCATCGGATGGATAGGACTCGTCATTGCCACGGCGACAAATGACTGGGTTGTGACCTGCAAATATGGACCAAATACTTGCAAAAAGATGGACGAACTGGGTGCCAGAGGGTTATGGACGGAGTGTGTGATCTCTACCGCACTGTATCACTGCACCTCACTCGTACAGATTTTGGATTTACCTG CTTACATCCAGACCTGTCGTGCTCTGATGATCACGGCGTCGATCCTTGGTTTGCCCGCTGTGGCGCTCGTGCTGTGCTCCATGCCCTGCATCAACCTGGGAAATGAGCCAGAGAGCGCTAAAAACAAACGCTCTGTATTCGGCGGGGTACTCATTCTGATAATAG CCATGTGTGGGATCGTCTCCACGGTGTGGTTTCCCATTGGTGCCCATAGAGAGGAGAGCCTCATGTCTTTCGGATTCTCGCTCTACGCAGGATGGGTTGGTGCCGCATTCTGTTTGCTGGGGGGCTGCATGATCACCTGCTGCAGCGCCGAAAGCCCCGCTCCGTACGCTGACCACAACCGATTCTACTACTCCAAACAGGGACCCAACACCGTTCCGCCATCCACCAACCACGCCAAAAGCGCACACGTGTGA